CCCGTGGAGCGGCGCCAAGAGGCGCAGGCGCTCGAAGGCTGCAAGCCGGATAGAGGCGTCAGGATCGTTCATCGGCCCAGGAGCATCAGATCGGACGTCAAAGGGTAGCAGCTTCCTCGCCGCCGTACAGGCAGATTGTACCCTCTCGAGAGGGCTCCCGCCTCGGATGTGAACCGCCCCCACATCAGCGAGTATCGCAGCCCATAGCTGACCGTATGATCGAACGACTGGCGGGCCTTTTAATGGAACGTGCGCTGCTGAAGGAGCCCATCAGCCTCGAACAGCGCTCTTGAAGGCTGCCGACAGGGCAGCGAGCGCGGCACGCGGTTGTCCATCTCTGACCCTGGTGTGCAGAACCACGGGCAGGCGCGGAAGGACTGGAAGCCCCAGCCGCAGGCCGACGTCGACGGCGCCGAACGGTATCATGCGTGGCGACAATGCCGCGACGCCAAGTCCGGCCATGACGGCTGCCGCCACTGCGGTCACGCCGCCACCGACGAAAATCTCCGTCCACGGCATGCCTGCGGCGTCGAGGAGTTGTCCCGCCAACGCCCGCACTCCACAAGGTTCGGCCATGGTGGCGATCGGCAGCGGTTCGTCCGCTCGATGCTGCCAGCTTGGTGCCGCGAACCAGCCGAACTGCTCTTCGGTAATGAGCTCCCCGTCATCACGCTCGGCGTGCAAGCGGACGATCACCGTGTCGAGCTCCCGTCGGTCGAAGCTCTGGAGCAGGTCACCCGATGATCCAATCCGGATCTCGATCACCAACTGCGGATCCTGTGCGTTCATCCGGGCGATCAGCGCGGGGAGCTCCGGTCCCGCCACATGGTCGCTGATGCCGATGGCGATGCGCTGCCGCCCCCGTGTCAGCGACGCCAGCGCGCGATCATGCGCCTCCAACAGGTCGCGGGCATGATCCAGGAAAGCGGCGCCGCGTGCTGACAACTGC
Above is a genomic segment from Azospirillum ramasamyi containing:
- a CDS encoding LysR family transcriptional regulator, whose translation is MIQPPLDLDAVRAFVRIAELESFTRAAEAIGTTQAAVSLKLKRLEDRLGCRLFERTPRYVQLSARGAAFLDHARDLLEAHDRALASLTRGRQRIAIGISDHVAGPELPALIARMNAQDPQLVIEIRIGSSGDLLQSFDRRELDTVIVRLHAERDDGELITEEQFGWFAAPSWQHRADEPLPIATMAEPCGVRALAGQLLDAAGMPWTEIFVGGGVTAVAAAVMAGLGVAALSPRMIPFGAVDVGLRLGLPVLPRLPVVLHTRVRDGQPRAALAALSAAFKSAVRG